From the Chryseobacterium sp. G0201 genome, the window TAGATAATAACTATTGTTTGTCAGTAAATAATGATTGTTATAAACATAACTTGCAATTTCATAATTATCTTGATCATCATATTCTGTATACATTCCGTCTCCTCCTGTAGCAGCCTGGCTGGTAAGAAAGTTATTAGCCAGCGGGGCACCATACAGCCACCATGAACCATTATCCTGTGCGCCGGCTAATAATTCTTCATTAGCAGGGGTTTTTGTAGGATTAAGCATTGCGCTATAAAATTGTGTTACATTATATCTTGAATTTCTTGCTGAAAAACCGGTAGTTGTAGCAATATTATTTTTATTTGCTACAAAAAAAACTCCTCCGTCATTTCCAAACATCATTTGATTTGTAGCATAGTTATTAAAAGGATTAAAAACTATTGCGTGCTGATCTGCATGTACAGTTGAAACCTGCAAGGCAGCCATATTATTGTTGTTTGACCATTTTGAAATCTGTGTCCAACTTGTTCCGCCGTTGGTTGATTTATACAAATCAATTCCTCCAATATATAGTATATTGTCATCTTGAGGATCTGCTGCAATTACAAGATCATAAAAAGATTGCCCTCTTGTAAAATCATTCGCAGGAATACTTGTATCTGTAGCGGTAGGCAATGTTACCACTGGTGAAGCATCATTGGTTGCCTGCCACGTAGTTCCACCATCTGTAGACCTTGCAATACGTATCGGTTCTGAAGTGCTATTTACGCCTTGCATGAAAGCATACACTTTATTAGCATCTGTTTTAGAAAGAGTAAAGTTTACTCTTGATCCAGCATTTCCAACGTTATAGACTAAATTAAAAGTATTGCCGTCTGTAGATTTGAAAATTCTGCCTCCTGCATCTATGTTTGAAAATCTTGAACTTTTAGTAGAAACCCAAACAGCATTATCTGCTCCGATCTCTATCTGCTGAATAGCATATCCTGTTGTACTCGTAACTCCTGTTGTGGTATTTAATGCTAATAAATTGGTATTCTTTGTAAATGTGGCTCCTCCGTCTGTTGATTTATATAATCCTGCCTGACTTAATCCCTGCCATCCATCATTGAATGATATTCCTACATAAGAACCGCTCACACCTGCATAAACCTCAGAAATACCTCCATTATTTCTTACCTTAATATCATTAATATAAAAGTTACCGTTTCTAACTCCGCTGGAAGAATATGTTACCGGGATTGTAAAAATCTGTGTCCATGTAGTACCTCCGTCTGCAGACTTCCATATTCCTGAACCTACTGCATCAGCAGTCGCTGATTCTCCTGTACCTACATATATAATTTGGGGATTATTCGGATCATAAGTAATACATACTACTGAAGTGTTTGCCCAAAAAGTACTTAGCGGTGCCCATTCATTCGTACTAATTGAAGGATCCTGATTCACCCAGAGTCCTCCGGAAACCCCTCCTGCAAAAACTCTTTTACCTGTAGGATCGTTAGGATCAAACATAATTGCTCTTGTTCTTCCTCCTACACTGTAAGGACCTCTTTCGATCCAAGGCTCATTAACTATTTTTGCTGTAGAAGAATTATTGCTAGAAATAAAAGACATCTGTTTGGTAGGGGCATACTTTCCTTCCGTGATTTCTTTATTTACTTTTACAAGTCCTTCAAAATTCGTTTGCCCTGTAACAGGATCCATTGTTCTTTTGTAATCTTCCTCATTATATAAATTAGGCGGAATTCCAGCAGTCTTATCAAGTTTATGCTGTTTTTTTAGACCTTTTTCATATTTAGCATATAATTGCTGTAACTGCTTTACATCAACTTTAGTTTTATTTTGAGCAGAAATAAAAGGAGCTCCTAAAACTAAAATCACTGTAAATGAAAATAATTTTGATTTCATTTTGTTTTTTTGTAAATATAATAAAATTAGTGATAATTTTATATTTATATCATAAAATTATAAAAATTAATTTCAGTCAGAATTTACAATAAAAAAATGCCTCAGTAAAAACTGAGGCATTCTTATGTATGTTAAGAAAAATCTTACGCTTGTACGTTGTTTCCACCTAATACGAAAGGCTCAACTTCTTTGATCTCTCCGAATTGTTGCTCGTAGTTTGTGATGTTCTGTTGAAGAGCAGCTAATACTCTCTTAGCGTGAAGTGGAGCAAGAATAACTCTTGAACGCACGTTCGCTTGTTGTACACCTGGCATTAATTGGATAAAATCTACAACAAACTCAGATGGAGAATGGTTTACTAGAGCAAGGTTACAATATACCCCTGAAGCTACCATTTCGTTAAGTTGGATGTTGATGTTGTTTGGATCTTGATTTTGATTTTGATTGTCCATGTTTTCTTTAAATATTTTTTTTGTTTAAAAAGTTTCAGGCCTCTAATTTAAAATTTAAACTCGAATCCTGAAACTTTTCTTTACTTTTTAGTTAATATCTTCGAATTCTTTTTTAGAACCTACGATAACATTCTGATACTCTTTAAGACCCGTACCTGCAGGAATTCTGTGTCCTACAATTACGTTTTCTTTAAGACCTGTTAAGTAATCTACCTTACCAGCAACTGCTGCTTCGTTAAGAACCTTAGTTGTTTCCTGGAATGATGCTGCAGACATGAATGACTTAGTCTGAAGAGCTGCTCTTGTAATACCTTGCAATACAGGCGTTGCTGTAGCAGGTAAAGCTTCTCTTACTTCAACTAAAGCCTGATCTTCACGCTTCAATTTAGAGTTTTCGTCTCTTAATTCTCTTGCAGTAATCATCTGACCTGGCTTGAATTCTTTAGAATCACCAGCTTCAGTTACTACTTTAAGACCGAATACTCTGTTGTTTTCTTCCAAGAAATCAAATTTGTGCTCTAAAGCTCCTTCAAGGAATTGAGTATCACCTCCATCAACGATAGATACTTTCGTCATCATCTGTCTTACGATAATTTCGAAGTGCTTATCATCAATTTTCACCCCTTGTAGACGGTAAACTTCCTGAATTTCATTTACTAGATATTCCTGAACCGCAGTTGGACCTTTAATTCTTAAGATATCGTCTGGAGTAATTGAACCGTCAGAAAGTGGCGAACCAGCTCTTACGAAGTCATTCTCCTGAACCAAGATCTGGTTAGATAATTTAACTAAATAAATTTTTCTTTCTCCAGTTTTTGCTTCAACGATAAGTTCACGGTTACCTCTTTTGATTTTTCCGTAAGAAACTACACCATCGATCTCTGTAACAACCGCAGGGTTTGAAGGGTTTCTTGCTTCGAATAATTCGGTAACTCTCGGAAGACCTCCGGTGATATCCCCTGCTTTTGCAGATTTTCTTGGGATCTTAATTAAAACTTTACCAGCCTTAATTTTTTCACCATCGTTTACCATTAAGTGGGCTCCTACCGGTAAGTTGTATGCTTTCTGCTCAACACCTTTAGAATCTACCACCTTCAGCGTAGGTACGGCTTTCTTATTTCTAGATTCAGAGATTACTTTCTCTTCGAATCCTGTTTGTTCATCAATTTCCAATTGGAATGAAATACCCTGGATGATATCTTCATACTCTACCTTACCGGCAGTTTCTGCAATAATTACCGCGTTATACGGATCCCATCTACAGATAGTATCACCTTTTTTCACTTTATCACCTGGTTTCACAGCTAATATAGATCCATAAGGTACGTTAGCGATCATCAATGGAGTTTTAGTTTCGTTATCAGCAACCAATCTGAATTCCGTAGAACGAGAAACTACTACCTCAGCAGTGTTACCGCTTTCGTCTTCAGATGTAATTGTTCTTACATCATCCATTTCTACGATACCGTCTCTTCTAGCTACGATTGATGGGTTTTCTGATACGTTACCTGCAGTACCCCCTTGGTGGAAGGTTCTCAATGTTAACTGAGTACCTGGTTCCCCAATAGATTGTGCACCAATTACACCTACTGCTTCACCCATATGGATTACTTTACCTGTTGCTAAGTTTCTTCCGTAACATTTTGCACAGATACCTTTCTTAGTTTCACAAGTTAATGGTGAACGAACTTCAACAGCTTCTAATCCAGCTTCTTCAATTCTCTTAGCTAATGGCTCGTTAATCACCTGATCTGCTGAAGCAATAAGCTCATCACTTTCAGGGTCATAGATATTATGTAGAGAAACTCTACCTAAGATTCTTTCAGAAATTCTTTCAACGATCTCATCATTTTTCTTCAAAGCAGTAACTTCAGTACCTCTTAAAGTACCACAGTCTGTTTCAGTAATGATAACATCCTGAGCAACGTCTACCAATCTTCTCGTTAAGTAACCCGCATCGGCAGTCTTAAGTGCGGTATCCGCAAGACCCTTACGAGCACCGTGAGTAGAGATAAAGTATTCTAGGATCGAAAGACCTTCCTTAAAGTTTGCAAGGATCGGGTTTTCAATGATCTCCGCACCAGTAGAACCAGCTTTCTGCGGTTTCGCCATCAAACCTCTCATCCCTGATAACTGACGGATCTGTTCTTTAGAACCCCTCGCCCCAGAATCAAGCATCATATATACAGAGTTGAACCCACCTTGGTCGGTTTTCATTCTGCTCATGATCATTTCAGTTAATCCGGCGTTTGTGTTTGTCCAAACGTCAATTACCTGGTTATAACGTTCTGTATCTGTAATTAGACCCATGTTATAGTTGGCTCTAATCTCATCTACAGTAGAAATTGCTGTAGCAACCATTGCTTTCTTCTCAACAGGAACTACGATGTCACCTAATGAGAATGAAAGACCTCCTTTGAATGCATTTGAATACCCTAAGTCTTTCATTGCATCCAAGAACTTCACAGTTGTAGGGAAATCTGTATCATCAAGGACTCTACCGATAACGTTTCTTAATGATTTCTTAGTAAGAAGTTCATTAATATATCCTGACTGTTTTGGAACGATTTGGTTAAATAAAATTCTACCAACAGAAGTTTCAATTAATTTAGTTGAAATCTCACCGTTTTCTTTAACAGGCAGTCTACATCTAACCTTAGCGTTTAGAGAAACTTTTCCTTCTGCGTAAGCGATTTCCGCTTCTTCAGGAGAATAGAATGCAAGACCTTCACCTTTTACTTTCATATCTTCTGTAGAGCTCAATTCTTTAGTCATGAAATATAGACCAAGAACCATGTCCTGAGAAGGTACCGTAATTGGAGAACCGTTTGCAGGGTTCAAGATATTTTGAGAACCTAACATTAATAACTGAGCTTCAAGGATCGCTTCAGGGCCTAACGGTAAATGTACCGCCATCTGGTCACCATCGAAATCGGCATTGAATGCCGTTGTTACTAACGGGTGTAGCTGGATTGCCTTACCTTCGATCATCTTAGGTTGGAAAGCCTGGATACCTAGTCTGTGCAAAGTAGGTGCTCTGTTCAATAGAACAGGGTGACCTTTCATTACACCTTCTAAGATATCATATACTACAGGTTCTTTTCTGTCAATAATTCTCTTTGCAGATTTTACTGTTTTTACAATTCCTCTTTCAATTAGTTTTCTAATGATAAACGGTTTGTAAAGTTCCGCAGCCATATCTTTAGGAATACCACATTCGTGAAGCTGTAAGTTTGGACCAACAACAATTACCGAACGCGCAGAGTAATCTACCCTTTTCCCAAGTAAGTTCTGACGGAAACGACCTTGCTTACCTTTCAATGAATCTGAAAGTGATTTCAATGGTCTGTTTGATTCAGATTTTACTGCAGAAGATTTTCTTGTATTATCGAATAATGAATCTACTGATTCCTGAAGCATACGCTTCTCGTTTCTCAAGATTACTTCCGGAGCTTTGATCTCCAATAATCTCTTCAAACGGTTATTTCTGATAATTACTCTTCTATAAAGGTCATTTAAGTCAGAAGTAGCGAAACGTCCTCCATCCAATGGAACTAATGGTCTTAATTCTGGTGGAATTACAGGAAGTACACGCATGATCATCCACTCCGGTCTGTTGATCATTCTAGTGTTAGCACCTCTCAATGCTTCTACAACGTTCAATCTTTTCAGCGCTTCAGTTCTTCTTTGCTTAGAACCTTCGTTATGAGCTTTGT encodes:
- a CDS encoding DUF3467 domain-containing protein, coding for MDNQNQNQDPNNINIQLNEMVASGVYCNLALVNHSPSEFVVDFIQLMPGVQQANVRSRVILAPLHAKRVLAALQQNITNYEQQFGEIKEVEPFVLGGNNVQA
- the rpoC gene encoding DNA-directed RNA polymerase subunit beta', which encodes MSNKNKSSRFNKITIGLASPESILQDSRGEVLKPETINYRTHKPERDGLFCEKIFGPVKDYECACGKYKRIRYKGIVCDRCGVEVTEKKVRRERIGHINLVVPIAHIWYFRSLPNKIGYLLGIPSKKLDMIIYYERYVVIQQGIAKKLDGSDFDDKEFLTEEEYLDIMETLPVENQYLDDSDPNKFIAKMGAEAVEELLKRIDLDALSFDLRHKAHNEGSKQRRTEALKRLNVVEALRGANTRMINRPEWMIMRVLPVIPPELRPLVPLDGGRFATSDLNDLYRRVIIRNNRLKRLLEIKAPEVILRNEKRMLQESVDSLFDNTRKSSAVKSESNRPLKSLSDSLKGKQGRFRQNLLGKRVDYSARSVIVVGPNLQLHECGIPKDMAAELYKPFIIRKLIERGIVKTVKSAKRIIDRKEPVVYDILEGVMKGHPVLLNRAPTLHRLGIQAFQPKMIEGKAIQLHPLVTTAFNADFDGDQMAVHLPLGPEAILEAQLLMLGSQNILNPANGSPITVPSQDMVLGLYFMTKELSSTEDMKVKGEGLAFYSPEEAEIAYAEGKVSLNAKVRCRLPVKENGEISTKLIETSVGRILFNQIVPKQSGYINELLTKKSLRNVIGRVLDDTDFPTTVKFLDAMKDLGYSNAFKGGLSFSLGDIVVPVEKKAMVATAISTVDEIRANYNMGLITDTERYNQVIDVWTNTNAGLTEMIMSRMKTDQGGFNSVYMMLDSGARGSKEQIRQLSGMRGLMAKPQKAGSTGAEIIENPILANFKEGLSILEYFISTHGARKGLADTALKTADAGYLTRRLVDVAQDVIITETDCGTLRGTEVTALKKNDEIVERISERILGRVSLHNIYDPESDELIASADQVINEPLAKRIEEAGLEAVEVRSPLTCETKKGICAKCYGRNLATGKVIHMGEAVGVIGAQSIGEPGTQLTLRTFHQGGTAGNVSENPSIVARRDGIVEMDDVRTITSEDESGNTAEVVVSRSTEFRLVADNETKTPLMIANVPYGSILAVKPGDKVKKGDTICRWDPYNAVIIAETAGKVEYEDIIQGISFQLEIDEQTGFEEKVISESRNKKAVPTLKVVDSKGVEQKAYNLPVGAHLMVNDGEKIKAGKVLIKIPRKSAKAGDITGGLPRVTELFEARNPSNPAVVTEIDGVVSYGKIKRGNRELIVEAKTGERKIYLVKLSNQILVQENDFVRAGSPLSDGSITPDDILRIKGPTAVQEYLVNEIQEVYRLQGVKIDDKHFEIIVRQMMTKVSIVDGGDTQFLEGALEHKFDFLEENNRVFGLKVVTEAGDSKEFKPGQMITARELRDENSKLKREDQALVEVREALPATATPVLQGITRAALQTKSFMSAASFQETTKVLNEAAVAGKVDYLTGLKENVIVGHRIPAGTGLKEYQNVIVGSKKEFEDIN
- a CDS encoding T9SS type A sorting domain-containing protein, with translation MKSKLFSFTVILVLGAPFISAQNKTKVDVKQLQQLYAKYEKGLKKQHKLDKTAGIPPNLYNEEDYKRTMDPVTGQTNFEGLVKVNKEITEGKYAPTKQMSFISSNNSSTAKIVNEPWIERGPYSVGGRTRAIMFDPNDPTGKRVFAGGVSGGLWVNQDPSISTNEWAPLSTFWANTSVVCITYDPNNPQIIYVGTGESATADAVGSGIWKSADGGTTWTQIFTIPVTYSSSGVRNGNFYINDIKVRNNGGISEVYAGVSGSYVGISFNDGWQGLSQAGLYKSTDGGATFTKNTNLLALNTTTGVTSTTGYAIQQIEIGADNAVWVSTKSSRFSNIDAGGRIFKSTDGNTFNLVYNVGNAGSRVNFTLSKTDANKVYAFMQGVNSTSEPIRIARSTDGGTTWQATNDASPVVTLPTATDTSIPANDFTRGQSFYDLVIAADPQDDNILYIGGIDLYKSTNGGTSWTQISKWSNNNNMAALQVSTVHADQHAIVFNPFNNYATNQMMFGNDGGVFFVANKNNIATTTGFSARNSRYNVTQFYSAMLNPTKTPANEELLAGAQDNGSWWLYGAPLANNFLTSQAATGGDGMYTEYDDQDNYEIASYVYNNHYLLTNNSYYLISSANRNAYGHFVNEIALDRINNVFYSYRSGLTLFRTSGLSATSTTFTNTIVTVGTAQTGEQISWMKVSPYTTASTTLFVGTNLGRIFKITNANTTSYASTAIATPAAGTISDIEFGANENEIIVTLSNYNLTSIFYSTDGGTTWQNKEGNLPDMPVRTVLRNPDDANEVIIGTEMGVWGTTNFLSASPSWSSISGNIGNIRITNLDYRPSTRTVMVSTYGRGAWTTQNTVVTLATGEVKSKKDFTRIYPNPSKGISHLRFDSSKYNTVDINIFDGSGRLVYSKKNVKSDEEFGQRLTPGNYVLKAEAKGEIVYSGNYLVLGKINNDGDDD